Proteins encoded in a region of the Stieleria neptunia genome:
- a CDS encoding ankyrin repeat domain-containing protein — MNRFVEKHADEMTTLRTNRRVFTIAICGLCLGVLLSGVVAPAAEPKLAAEPKSTVEPVLADAVERQDRLRIADLLDRVSTDAGDDAVDIDATQVDGMTALHWAAYLDDVETCNAIVKAGAAVDCKNRYGVTPLSLACSNGNGQLVKLLLEHGADANATLNGGETVLMTAARIGRVEPVRALLKHGADVNATERNDQTALMWASHEGHAEVVDRLLDAGADFETPLKSGYTPMMFAVRQGHWPVVKRFLDAGVDVNLAMKPASSAGKNVANRTSPLILAIENGHFELAVELLKAGADPNDQRTGFSPLFTMSWVRKPPLGDNAYGDPPPIGSGSMTSLQFVRALVEHGADVNAPKERNGGRGKFGKKGATAFFAAAGTADVALMQTLLELGADPTLAADNGWTPLMMAAGIGSGSEGDSAGSEPECLAAVSYLIELGADVNAVDNNGETAMHGAAYKMMPSVVNCLAANGADVNIWSKVTKQGRMPLWIAMGYRGGGNFKPSYETADAIRALMIAEGITPPPPPKQKLEKGYRPGAG, encoded by the coding sequence ATGAATCGATTTGTCGAGAAACACGCGGACGAGATGACGACGCTGCGGACAAACAGGCGCGTCTTCACCATCGCGATTTGCGGCCTTTGCCTGGGCGTTCTGCTCAGCGGTGTGGTCGCACCGGCTGCCGAACCGAAATTGGCGGCCGAACCGAAATCGACCGTCGAACCGGTATTGGCCGACGCGGTTGAAAGACAGGATCGTCTGCGGATCGCCGACTTGCTGGATCGTGTTTCGACCGATGCCGGGGACGATGCGGTCGACATCGATGCGACGCAAGTCGACGGGATGACGGCATTGCACTGGGCCGCGTACCTGGACGACGTGGAAACGTGCAATGCGATCGTCAAAGCGGGCGCGGCGGTGGATTGCAAAAACCGTTACGGGGTGACGCCGTTGTCGCTGGCCTGCAGCAACGGAAACGGGCAGCTCGTCAAGCTGTTGCTGGAGCATGGTGCCGATGCCAACGCGACGCTCAACGGCGGCGAGACGGTGTTGATGACGGCGGCCAGAATCGGTCGCGTCGAACCCGTCCGCGCACTGCTGAAACACGGTGCGGACGTGAATGCGACCGAACGCAACGACCAGACGGCGTTGATGTGGGCATCGCACGAAGGGCACGCCGAGGTCGTCGATCGGTTGCTCGATGCCGGAGCGGATTTTGAAACGCCGCTGAAGTCGGGTTACACGCCGATGATGTTTGCCGTGCGGCAAGGACACTGGCCGGTGGTAAAACGATTCTTGGATGCGGGCGTGGATGTCAATTTGGCGATGAAACCGGCCAGCAGCGCGGGGAAAAACGTCGCCAACCGGACGTCACCGTTGATACTGGCGATCGAAAACGGGCATTTCGAACTCGCCGTCGAATTGCTCAAGGCCGGAGCCGACCCCAATGACCAACGGACCGGGTTTTCGCCGCTGTTCACCATGTCTTGGGTTCGCAAGCCGCCGCTGGGAGACAACGCGTATGGCGACCCGCCGCCGATCGGATCGGGATCGATGACCAGTTTGCAGTTTGTGCGAGCACTGGTCGAGCACGGCGCCGATGTCAATGCGCCCAAGGAACGTAATGGCGGTCGCGGCAAGTTCGGCAAGAAGGGCGCGACCGCGTTTTTTGCCGCCGCCGGGACGGCCGACGTTGCACTGATGCAGACGCTACTGGAATTGGGGGCCGATCCCACGCTGGCGGCCGACAACGGTTGGACGCCATTGATGATGGCCGCCGGCATCGGCAGTGGTTCCGAAGGCGATTCGGCGGGCTCGGAACCGGAATGTCTGGCAGCGGTTTCCTACCTGATCGAATTGGGGGCCGACGTCAACGCGGTGGACAACAACGGCGAAACGGCGATGCACGGCGCTGCCTACAAAATGATGCCGTCGGTCGTCAACTGTCTGGCCGCCAACGGCGCCGACGTCAATATCTGGAGCAAGGTGACCAAGCAGGGCCGGATGCCGCTGTGGATCGCCATGGGTTATCGCGGGGGCGGAAATTTTAAACCCTCCTACGAAACCGCCGACGCCATCCGCGCATTGATGATCGCCGAGGGTATCACGCCACCTCCGCCGCCGAAGCAGAAGCTTGAAAAGGGCTATCGACCCGGCGCTGGATGA
- a CDS encoding sulfatase family protein has translation MTAQKQSLPCTVVAALCLQLVCCLSLQAQSSGRPHIVLVMADDHGYGDTGFTGHPFVQTPHLDAMSKAGVVFDRFYASAPVCSPTRASVMTGRHPFRTNVPNHGHYMRPDETTIAEALGDAGYVTGHFGKWHIGSVQPDSPTSPGGAGFDEWLSGLNFFDNDPYLSRNGNYEHLQGPGSVISMDATIEFLTKHHGGDRPMFSVTWFPSPHDPQQELPQGIPDAATLYNDQPTKKPGYFREITLLDQQVGRLRKTLRDLGIADNTLLFYCSDNGGLIVESSGGRNKKGSIYEGGLRVPAILEWPARYRPRSIQTPAFTADLYPTLVAIAGASVAHQPKLDGIDLADVLSGKQTVRPPMGFWHGHTQGQSTYSDRIIRALLEAKQAGQPNPHPERILKNVEAFPTFGEDGMRGHAAWNAWPWKLHRIQNGERVKFELYNLVDDPMEQTDLSESQQGRVAELKADLEAWQRSVLDSWSGKDYVK, from the coding sequence ATGACCGCCCAAAAACAATCGCTTCCCTGTACAGTTGTCGCAGCACTTTGTTTACAGCTTGTCTGCTGTCTGTCTCTCCAAGCCCAGTCATCCGGACGTCCGCACATCGTGTTGGTGATGGCCGATGACCACGGTTATGGCGACACCGGATTCACCGGCCATCCGTTCGTCCAGACGCCGCACTTGGACGCGATGTCCAAAGCGGGAGTCGTCTTCGATCGGTTTTACGCCAGCGCGCCGGTTTGTTCGCCGACTCGGGCCAGCGTGATGACCGGGCGTCATCCGTTTCGCACCAACGTTCCCAATCACGGCCACTACATGCGGCCCGATGAAACGACGATCGCTGAAGCGCTCGGCGATGCCGGTTACGTCACGGGACATTTCGGCAAGTGGCACATCGGGTCGGTCCAACCGGACAGTCCGACCAGCCCGGGCGGGGCCGGCTTCGATGAGTGGCTCTCTGGATTGAATTTCTTTGACAACGATCCTTACCTCAGTCGTAACGGAAACTACGAGCATCTTCAGGGGCCCGGTAGCGTGATCAGCATGGATGCGACGATCGAGTTTTTGACCAAGCATCACGGCGGCGATCGGCCGATGTTTTCGGTCACTTGGTTTCCCTCGCCCCACGACCCGCAACAGGAATTGCCGCAGGGGATCCCCGACGCGGCGACGCTGTACAACGATCAGCCGACCAAGAAACCCGGCTACTTTCGCGAGATCACGCTATTGGATCAGCAAGTCGGACGGCTTCGAAAGACATTGCGCGATCTGGGCATCGCCGACAACACGCTGCTTTTTTATTGCAGCGACAACGGCGGTCTGATCGTCGAATCGTCCGGTGGGCGAAACAAGAAGGGCAGCATCTACGAAGGCGGGTTGCGTGTCCCCGCGATCTTGGAGTGGCCGGCGCGATACCGTCCGCGATCGATCCAGACACCGGCGTTTACCGCCGATCTGTATCCGACGCTGGTGGCGATCGCCGGGGCCAGCGTCGCACATCAACCCAAGCTAGACGGCATTGACCTTGCCGACGTTCTGTCCGGCAAACAAACGGTTCGTCCCCCGATGGGGTTTTGGCACGGGCACACGCAAGGCCAAAGCACGTACAGCGATCGAATCATCCGCGCGCTCCTGGAAGCCAAACAAGCCGGTCAGCCGAATCCGCATCCCGAACGGATTTTGAAGAACGTGGAAGCGTTTCCGACGTTCGGCGAAGACGGCATGCGAGGCCACGCGGCTTGGAATGCCTGGCCGTGGAAACTGCATCGCATCCAGAACGGTGAACGAGTGAAATTCGAGTTGTACAACCTGGTGGACGACCCGATGGAGCAAACGGATTTAAGCGAATCGCAGCAAGGTCGCGTCGCGGAATTGAAAGCGGACCTCGAAGCCTGGCAACGATCGGTTTTGGACAGCTGGTCCGGGAAAGATTATGTGAAATGA
- a CDS encoding sulfatase family protein, with amino-acid sequence MKTNLLLPRLAASLLTLIVGSFVRADDRPSFVLLMGDDHGWSETGYNGHPYLQTPVLDQMAESGLRLDHFYSGHPSCSPTRGSVLTGRHPNRYGTFSPGWSIRPQEITIAHLLSDAGYRCGHFGKWHLGPVKKQSPTNPRAMGFDEYVSHDNFYEMNPQFSRNGGPPETFKGEGSEVTIDETIKFIDRARQDGKPFLAVVWFGSPHEPYSGLDKDLALYDDLPESLSQRSVRLTSMETGRPTTRPLRDVLRERYAEITAMDRSIGTLRDHLRDAGLRDNTLLWYCGDNGSPRSSGRATTPFRGEKALMYEGGIRVPGLIEWPAQISQGRASDVNSVTSDMLPTLCDLAGVETPDRPLDGISVVPVIEGTMKQRPKPICFWSYPSKRVTGASPKPRPYIDLALQEGTTPLVKEMAGKLTRSFNNFHQPEIAEADYAGPRVILDNRYKLVVDGQSGSEANVELFDLHADRAEQENLAGSEPAVTKRLLSELRQWQTSVLNSLQEVDY; translated from the coding sequence ATGAAAACGAACCTTCTGCTTCCCCGCCTTGCGGCGTCTCTACTCACCCTTATTGTCGGTTCGTTCGTCCGCGCCGATGATCGCCCCAGTTTCGTCCTGTTGATGGGGGATGATCACGGATGGAGTGAAACGGGATACAACGGGCATCCCTATTTGCAGACTCCCGTGCTGGACCAGATGGCGGAAAGCGGGTTGAGATTGGACCATTTCTATTCGGGGCACCCCTCGTGTTCGCCGACGCGGGGCAGCGTGCTGACGGGGCGGCATCCCAACCGCTACGGCACGTTTTCTCCGGGATGGTCGATCCGTCCCCAGGAAATCACGATCGCGCATTTGTTGTCCGATGCCGGTTATCGATGCGGGCATTTCGGCAAGTGGCACCTGGGCCCAGTCAAAAAACAGTCTCCGACCAATCCGCGTGCCATGGGATTTGACGAATACGTCTCGCACGACAACTTTTACGAGATGAATCCCCAATTCTCCCGCAATGGCGGTCCCCCAGAAACATTTAAGGGCGAGGGATCGGAAGTCACCATCGACGAAACGATCAAGTTTATCGATCGAGCCCGCCAAGACGGAAAACCGTTCTTGGCCGTGGTCTGGTTCGGGTCGCCCCATGAACCGTACAGCGGGCTAGACAAAGACCTCGCGCTCTACGATGACCTGCCCGAGTCGTTGTCCCAGCGGTCGGTTCGGTTGACATCGATGGAGACCGGCCGCCCGACGACGCGTCCCTTGCGGGACGTATTGCGCGAACGTTATGCCGAAATCACCGCGATGGATCGTTCGATCGGAACCTTGCGGGATCACCTCCGCGACGCCGGTTTACGCGACAACACCTTGCTCTGGTACTGCGGCGACAACGGAAGCCCCCGTAGCAGCGGCCGCGCGACGACTCCGTTTCGCGGCGAAAAAGCATTGATGTATGAGGGCGGCATCCGAGTTCCGGGGCTGATTGAGTGGCCTGCGCAGATCAGCCAAGGGCGGGCCAGCGACGTCAATTCGGTCACCAGCGACATGCTGCCGACGCTTTGTGACTTGGCCGGGGTCGAAACGCCGGACCGTCCCCTGGATGGAATCAGCGTCGTGCCGGTGATCGAGGGGACGATGAAACAACGGCCCAAACCGATTTGTTTTTGGAGCTATCCGAGCAAACGCGTGACCGGTGCCAGCCCCAAGCCGAGGCCGTACATCGATCTGGCGTTGCAGGAAGGGACGACACCACTGGTCAAAGAAATGGCCGGCAAACTGACTCGCAGTTTCAACAACTTCCATCAACCCGAAATTGCAGAAGCCGATTACGCGGGGCCGCGGGTGATCTTGGACAATCGCTACAAACTGGTCGTCGATGGCCAATCAGGCAGCGAAGCAAACGTCGAACTGTTTGATTTGCACGCCGATCGAGCGGAGCAGGAAAATCTCGCCGGCAGCGAACCGGCGGTCACCAAACGCTTGCTCAGCGAACTACGCCAGTGGCAAACGTCGGTACTGAACAGTTTGCAGGAAGTGGATTATTGA
- a CDS encoding sulfatase family protein, producing MIESFAKRMSLACWTLAAAVAFCHCPASVKAESAPQPNIVVIYADDLGYGDVQCYNPERGKIPTPNIDRLANQGMKFTDAHSSSGVCSPSRYTILTGRYHWRSRLQAGIVGLWGGPLIAADRMTIGSLAKQHGYQTACIGKWHLGWDWPIPDAGAKLFKARPKGEAVASDAHRAVWREVFEQPIGGGPSTRGFDVYFGTDVPNWPPYCFIENDRTVGIPTEFLPVELLRKNQASNQGPALAGWTLEPILPALAERAAQYIAAAAKSPDPFLVYMPLTSPHTPLSVNDAWKGKSGLGLYADFVMETDAVVGQVLDAIEHSGKANETLVVFTSDNGCAPYIGVESLERQGHFPSGPLRGYKADAWEGGHRIPFIVRWPGVVEPASVCSQLVHQADLLATFADIWNIELPEDAGEDSFSLVSLLKGESQPIRETSVSCSIRGVPSLRRGNWKYIAAPGSGGWGKGGDQSQPVQLYDLATDLAETRNLAAEQPQRLKAMQALLETTITTGRSSPGPPQRNDVKVRRHPASL from the coding sequence ATGATTGAGTCGTTTGCCAAAAGGATGTCACTCGCTTGTTGGACGCTCGCGGCAGCTGTTGCGTTCTGCCATTGTCCGGCGTCGGTGAAGGCTGAATCAGCGCCCCAGCCGAACATCGTCGTGATCTACGCCGACGACCTCGGTTATGGCGATGTGCAGTGCTACAACCCCGAGCGTGGCAAGATTCCGACGCCAAACATCGATCGGCTGGCCAACCAGGGCATGAAATTCACCGACGCGCACTCGTCGTCCGGCGTCTGTTCCCCCTCGCGATACACGATTCTGACTGGGCGTTATCACTGGCGTTCTCGCTTGCAAGCCGGCATCGTCGGACTCTGGGGCGGACCACTGATCGCGGCGGACCGCATGACCATCGGATCGCTGGCCAAGCAGCACGGTTATCAAACCGCTTGCATCGGAAAATGGCACTTGGGATGGGATTGGCCGATTCCCGACGCCGGGGCAAAGTTATTCAAAGCACGCCCCAAAGGCGAAGCCGTCGCGAGCGACGCGCATCGAGCGGTCTGGCGCGAGGTGTTCGAACAACCGATCGGTGGCGGTCCCAGCACGCGTGGCTTCGACGTCTACTTCGGCACCGACGTCCCCAACTGGCCGCCGTACTGCTTCATCGAAAACGATCGAACGGTCGGGATTCCGACCGAGTTTCTGCCGGTGGAGTTGCTGCGTAAGAACCAGGCCAGCAATCAAGGTCCCGCGTTGGCCGGTTGGACGCTCGAGCCGATCTTGCCCGCGCTGGCGGAACGAGCCGCCCAGTACATTGCCGCCGCAGCCAAGTCGCCCGATCCGTTCCTGGTCTACATGCCGCTGACTTCACCCCACACGCCGTTGTCGGTCAACGACGCTTGGAAAGGCAAAAGTGGCCTGGGACTGTATGCCGATTTCGTGATGGAAACCGATGCCGTGGTCGGTCAAGTGCTCGACGCGATCGAGCACAGCGGCAAAGCGAACGAGACCCTCGTGGTCTTTACCAGCGACAACGGCTGCGCCCCGTACATCGGCGTCGAATCGTTGGAACGGCAGGGCCATTTCCCCAGCGGTCCGCTGCGGGGCTACAAGGCGGATGCGTGGGAAGGCGGACATCGCATTCCGTTCATCGTCCGCTGGCCCGGTGTGGTCGAGCCGGCAAGCGTTTGTTCGCAGCTGGTCCATCAAGCCGATTTGCTGGCCACGTTTGCCGACATCTGGAACATTGAGTTGCCCGAAGACGCCGGCGAAGACAGTTTCAGCCTGGTCTCGCTGCTGAAGGGTGAATCCCAACCCATTCGCGAAACGTCGGTCAGCTGTTCGATTCGCGGGGTGCCCAGTTTGCGCCGTGGAAACTGGAAATACATCGCCGCGCCGGGATCGGGTGGCTGGGGCAAAGGCGGCGATCAAAGCCAACCCGTCCAGCTCTACGACTTGGCGACAGACCTTGCCGAGACGCGCAATCTGGCGGCCGAACAACCCCAGCGGCTGAAAGCGATGCAAGCGTTATTGGAAACGACGATCACCACCGGCCGTAGCTCGCCCGGACCACCCCAGCGGAACGACGTCAAGGTGCGTCGTCACCCGGCGTCGTTGTGA
- a CDS encoding IS110 family RNA-guided transposase: MKQKYNRVIGIDVASDKIDVNDSAGKIAKQLPNTISAISKKLFKRIQDTENTLVVCEATGGYEYLIVEAAHDAGVPICVANPRQVRDFAKGHGYLEKTDVIDAFMIRRFGEDVEIHLTPPRTAQEKEFLSTVRRRTQVKDLLSQEQNRLSQTRDKFAAQQIKETISHLKKQLKSLDKRIEKMLKDLSKVDPKVEILFSVSGVGPVTAATLLAELPELGQLNRGQIAKLVGVAPLANQTGKSDKKRKVRGGRSQVRSVLYMATLVATKHNPVIKRFYDRLIAKGKIKKLALVASMRKFLTILNNMIHCGESWKNPQVNAKKEQKATTAPSLN; encoded by the coding sequence ATGAAACAGAAGTACAACCGTGTCATTGGTATTGACGTCGCGTCAGACAAAATTGATGTCAATGACTCCGCAGGAAAGATTGCCAAACAATTGCCCAACACGATTTCAGCGATCAGCAAAAAGCTGTTCAAGAGAATCCAAGACACTGAAAATACATTGGTTGTCTGTGAAGCAACTGGCGGCTACGAATATCTGATTGTGGAGGCTGCTCACGACGCTGGTGTACCGATTTGCGTGGCCAACCCGAGGCAGGTCCGTGACTTTGCCAAAGGGCATGGCTATTTGGAGAAGACCGATGTGATCGATGCATTCATGATCCGCCGTTTTGGCGAAGATGTGGAAATCCATCTGACACCTCCTCGCACGGCGCAAGAGAAAGAATTTCTTTCAACAGTGCGGCGTCGAACCCAAGTGAAAGATTTGCTCTCCCAGGAGCAAAACCGACTCAGTCAAACCCGTGACAAGTTTGCCGCTCAACAAATCAAGGAAACGATTTCGCACCTGAAAAAGCAGCTAAAAAGCCTCGACAAACGCATCGAAAAGATGCTCAAGGACCTCAGTAAAGTCGATCCCAAAGTAGAAATCTTGTTCAGCGTCAGTGGAGTTGGTCCAGTCACCGCTGCGACACTCCTGGCCGAGCTGCCAGAACTGGGACAACTCAACCGAGGTCAAATTGCCAAACTTGTCGGTGTTGCTCCGTTGGCCAACCAAACAGGCAAGAGCGACAAGAAACGAAAGGTCCGAGGTGGACGTTCACAAGTCCGAAGCGTGCTCTACATGGCGACACTGGTTGCAACGAAACACAACCCAGTCATCAAACGTTTCTACGATCGGCTTATCGCCAAAGGTAAAATCAAAAAGTTAGCTTTGGTAGCGAGCATGCGCAAATTCCTGACGATTCTCAACAACATGATTCACTGCGGCGAATCATGGAAGAACCCTCAGGTCAATGCGAAGAAGGAGCAAAAGGCGACTACGGCACCGTCGCTAAACTAG
- a CDS encoding DUF1501 domain-containing protein has protein sequence MFRFTSGQAFANCSGFRRRSFLCAGASGIAGLTLPEVLAAEAQSSGGPSRKSVIIIHLDGGPPQMDLIDPKPDAPSELRSPFAPIGTKVPGVGLTELMPRCAGIADQLVFLRSLVGADGKHHAFQCQSGYKETVLQSIGGRPALGCVVNHLLGSPEDQVPNFVDLMQGRPLVRNSARPGFLGPSVKPFRPDISDRFQRELEEGMKGELARLGDGHKTELKLIKELPVDRIDDRLALLKRLDQFNRALDDSGEMEAMDHFTRQAYTILTSGAFAGAMDLDQEDPRVIAHYTPKLPAGGTQSYTSEGPEAALKFLLARRLVEAGVRVVSISLSDFDTHSNNNDRMKQLGPLFDFGFHALVTDLQSRGMLDDVTVLAWGEFGRTPKVNAKGGRDHWPRLSMGMMAGGGMPGGVVLGQTDKVAGEATDRPVDYTDVVATLYHQLGIDPGRMIHDRSGRPHVLMDHGEVIGELM, from the coding sequence ATGTTTCGATTCACGTCCGGCCAAGCGTTTGCCAACTGCAGCGGTTTTCGACGACGAAGTTTTCTTTGCGCCGGTGCCAGTGGGATCGCGGGGCTGACCCTACCCGAAGTACTCGCCGCCGAAGCGCAGTCGTCAGGCGGACCATCGCGGAAATCGGTCATCATCATTCACTTGGATGGTGGGCCGCCGCAGATGGATCTGATCGATCCCAAACCGGACGCCCCGTCGGAGTTGCGTAGCCCGTTCGCGCCGATCGGGACGAAGGTTCCCGGAGTCGGTCTGACGGAGTTGATGCCACGCTGCGCGGGGATCGCGGACCAGTTGGTTTTTCTGCGGTCGTTGGTCGGAGCGGATGGCAAACACCACGCGTTTCAATGCCAGAGCGGTTACAAGGAAACGGTGTTGCAATCGATCGGCGGCCGGCCGGCACTCGGCTGTGTGGTCAATCACCTGCTCGGTTCGCCCGAAGACCAGGTGCCCAATTTCGTTGACCTGATGCAGGGCCGGCCACTGGTTCGCAACAGCGCGCGGCCCGGATTCTTGGGCCCAAGTGTCAAACCGTTCCGTCCGGACATTTCGGATCGATTCCAACGCGAGCTGGAAGAGGGCATGAAGGGCGAATTGGCTCGGTTGGGCGACGGCCACAAAACAGAACTCAAGTTGATCAAGGAGTTGCCGGTCGATCGAATCGATGATCGTCTCGCACTCCTGAAGCGTCTGGATCAGTTCAATCGTGCGCTCGACGATTCGGGTGAAATGGAAGCGATGGATCATTTCACCAGGCAGGCGTACACGATCCTGACGTCGGGGGCATTCGCCGGGGCGATGGATTTGGACCAGGAAGATCCTCGCGTGATCGCACACTACACGCCGAAATTGCCCGCCGGCGGAACACAGTCCTACACCAGCGAAGGCCCCGAGGCGGCATTGAAGTTTCTGCTGGCGCGTCGTTTGGTCGAAGCCGGCGTGCGTGTGGTCAGCATTTCGCTCAGCGATTTCGACACCCACTCGAACAACAACGATCGGATGAAACAACTCGGTCCACTGTTCGACTTCGGGTTTCACGCCTTGGTCACGGATCTGCAGTCGCGCGGCATGCTGGACGACGTCACCGTGCTGGCTTGGGGCGAGTTCGGTCGCACGCCGAAGGTCAATGCCAAGGGCGGACGCGATCACTGGCCGCGACTGTCGATGGGGATGATGGCTGGAGGCGGCATGCCCGGCGGCGTCGTTCTGGGACAAACCGATAAGGTCGCCGGGGAAGCGACCGATCGACCGGTCGACTACACCGACGTCGTCGCAACGCTGTATCACCAGTTGGGCATCGATCCCGGACGCATGATCCACGATCGATCCGGTCGTCCCCACGTCTTGATGGATCACGGCGAAGTGATCGGCGAGTTGATGTAG